Part of the Kitasatospora sp. NBC_00374 genome is shown below.
GTCGAGACACCCTCGCCGCGATGTGATCGGAACGCTAGCGGCAGCCTCGGACAACTCGTCCCCCAGGGGCCGATTCCACCGCAGGGCCACCGATAAGGGGCAGGCCCGCGGCGGCCCGGCCGTGTGCGGACGACCACGACCGGCCCCCGGACCGTGTCCGCGACGCCCGGCGGCGGTTATCAGGCCGGCATGTCCCCGTCTCCGGAGGCCCCGATGCGCATTCTGGTCCGAACCACCGTCACCGCGGCCCTGCTCGCCGCCGCCCTCGCCGCGACGTCCGCGGCCGCCACCCCGGCTTACCGGGAACACACCGCCATCCCGGTCGGAGCCGTCACCGACCTCGGGGACCTCACCACGCTCGCCCGGCTCGGGTACGACTTCGCCGGGCTGCTCGGCGGCTGACGCGGCCGGGCCGCCGAGGGCAGGGGGTCCGGAGCCGCCGCCGGCCGCGGCGCCGGACCGATCTACCCAGGGCGACGGGGCTTTTCTGCCCCTTGGAAGGGCCGGGTACGAAGAGAAGAATGTCTCGGCAGGGGGAGAGAAGAGAGGGGCTCGGCAAGACCGGCGCGGGCGCCATCGGGAGCCCGCCGACCCGGTGAGCGTCAATTCTAGGGACCCGTCATGAACCGCTACTGCTCGTTCGTTCCGCCCCACGTACTCAACCACATCGCCCGCGTGCAGGGCCGGGAGAGCCTGGAACCCACCCCGGCCCAGCGGACCGCCGTGGTGTCCGCCCAGTTCCGCAGGGCCCGTCGGCTCCAGACCCCGGACGTGCCGGGTACGGCTCAGTTGGTGGCCGCGCCGCGGGTGGTGGCCGCCGCCGGTGTCACCGTTCCGCCTGACGGGAGCGCCGCCCGTCTGATCTATGACGACGAGAACCAGTGGACGTACAACGTCAGGCTGATCCGGGGCGAAGGGGACCCTGCGGTGGCCGGGCAGAACGCCGACCAGGCCTACGACCACCTCGGTGCGGTCCGGGAGTTCTACAAGCAGCAGCTCGGCCGGAACTCGATCGACAACGCGGGCCTGAACCTCGTCGGCAACGTCAACTTCGGTGTGGACTTCGCCAACGCGTTCTGGGACCCCGACGCGAAGATCATGGTCTTCGGCAACGGTGACAACATCGTGTTCAAGGACCTCACCTGCGGCTTCGACGTCTCCGGGCACGAGCTCACCCACGGCGTGACCCAGTTCACCGCGGGCCTCAACTACACGGACGACCAGTCCGGCGCACTCAACGAGTCGTTCAGCGACATGATCGGCTCGGCCATCGACGCCTGGGCCAACCACCGGGACGCGGAGAGCCACAACTGGCTCATCGGCGACGACGTCATGGCGGACAGCCTCGCCGGCGAGGCGCTGCGCAACATGGCCGAGCCCGGCTCGGCGTACGACAATCCGACCATGGGGCGGGACCCTCAGCCCCGGGACATGAGCGGGTACTTCGAACCCGCCGACCCGCACCTGATGTCCGGCATCCCCAACCGCTGGTTCTACCTGATCTGCAAGGAGATCGGGCTCGACGCGGGTACCCTGATCATGTACCAGACCCTGCAGAACCTGTGGCCGACCGCGGTCTTCAGCGACGCGGCCGTGGTGGCCGCTTCGCAGGCCCGGATCCTGGCCGAGGGCAAGCAGGTGCCCGCCGAGTCGGCCCAGGTGGTCCGTGCGGCCGCCCGCCAGCAGGGCTTCTGGTAGATCCGCCGACGCGACGAGGGAGAGACCGTGGTGCGTGTGTCACTGGAGCGCAGTGGAGGCTTCACCGGCCTGCGCACCACCTCCTCACTGGACACCGACGAGCTGCCCGGCCCCCAGGCGGCCGAGGCCCTGCGCGCGCTGGAGGCGCTCGGCCCGTCCTCGGCGGCGGTCTCCGGCCCGGCCGCCGCGACGCCGCGCCTCCGTCTGACCGTCCACTGGCCGGCCGGGGACCGCACGGTGGAGATGACGGAGCCGCAGGTCCCCGCCGCCCTGCGGCCGCTGCTCGCCGAACTCGCCAAGCGGCAGGGACCGGCCGGCCCGGCCTGAGCCCGTCGCACACCGACCGGTCCGGGCTGCGGCGCGGTCCGGTTCCGGCGTGGATCTGCGGCGGTGGACCTGCGGGAGACCGCCGGGCGGGGTACACCGCTTCACACCGCTCCGACGCGTGCGACCGAAGGTCTACCTCGGCCGCGCGCGGTCGTGCCCGAACGGCCCGCCGGCGATCCGCTGCACGTCCGCCTGACCGTCGCAGGGGCCCGACATCTCGCCGTCCGGGATCCCGGCCGAACTGCCGGCCTCTCGCCCGTCGTCGCCCTGCGCCCCCGGTCACCGCGGAGATCCGCCGAGCCGGACGGCGCTCCCGGACGACCCGCAGCGGATGCGGCCCTCGACCGGCCGTGTGATAACAGGACCATGTCGGAGACCAGCGGGAACCCGGACGTCGAGATCAAGGTCAGCCTCTCGGGCGAGGCCGCCGAGGCTGCCCGAAAGAGCCTCAAACTGGACCCCGACGACGGGAACCACCGCACCGTCCACTTCTGGGACAGGCCTCGCCGGAGCGACGGCGCCGGCGACGGCGTCCAGCTGCCGCTGCTCGACCGCGGGGCGGTGATCCGACTCCGGGCCGCCGCGGACGGCGGGGGCGGCCACGGCGACGGCGGGGACGAGGACGACCTGACGGCGAAGCTCCGACCGTGCGACCCGGACACGCTGCCCGCCGAGTTCCGGGTGAGCCGCGAGGAGGACGGCCAGGAGTTCAAGATCGAGGAGGACTGGACCGGCCGCAGCCGGGTCTGGGCCGCCTCCCTCAAGGTGGACGGCCGCTTCGACCGGCCCGCCCCCGGCCGCGACGACCGCCCGGCCCAGCCCCGGCTGAGCCGGGAGCAGCGCGCTCTGCTCGCCTGCGCGGGCGCCGGGGAGGAGGAACTCGACGGCCTCACGGCGCTCGGCCCGATCGACTCCGTCCAGTGGAAGCCCTCGCGACGGGACCTGATCCACCCGGTCACCGTCGAGCTGTGGTCCGTCGGCGACGGGCTCAGCTTCCTCGAACTCTCGCTGCGGACCTCCCCCGCCGAGGCCTCCGGGGCACAGGACCTGCTCGTACGCACCCTCGTCGACCGGGGCTTCGAGCCGCCCGCCCGTCAGGAGTCGAAGACCCGCGCCGCGATGACCGCTCTCGCACTGTCCCTGCTCGGCGACGGCTGAGCTCTCTCCACCTCCCCCTTCCTCCGCAGGCCGGCGTCCTTCCCGGCCTGCATTTGCATGTCTTCGACAAAGTGATGACTCGTCAGTAACATGACGCGGGCGGCAGCTCTGCACCATGACCTGCCGCCATGCATCTCGGGCGGTCGTGTCCTCGTCCGCCGCTCCGAAGGGGACTCTTTGAACAGCTCCACACGTACGTTCGTCCTGCCCGCGATCGCCGCGGCCCTGCTGATCGGCAGCTGTGCCTGCTCGGCTCCGGCGACCGGCCCGTCGGGCGACACGGCTGCCGCCGCCTCGGCACCCGCCGCCTCCTCCAGCGAGGCGGCCCGCGCCGTCTCGGGCTCGCTGGTGGTGACGGCCGCTCAGCCGGGCGCCCAGCAGGTCGCGATAGGCACCCCCGGGGCGAGCGCCCCGCAGGTCGCCCCCGCCGCCGGGGACATCCGGCTCACCTCCTACGACCCCGGTACCGGGAAGGCCGTGCTCAGCGGGACGGCCGCACCCGGCGGTTCCGCGTCGGCCGGCGCACCGCCTACCGGCAGCCCGGGCAGCTCGAAGGCACCCGGCCCGGCCTCCCCCAAGGCCTCGGTCTCGGCCTCGGTCTCGGCCGCCTCGACGGCGCCCTCCACCGCCCCGTCCACGCCCGCCACCGCACCGGGCGCCGCCGGCCAGGTCCAGGTCGGCCAGCTCATCGCGAGCCCCCCGACCGAGGCCGCACCGAAGGGCGCGTTGCTCGCCGTCACCGAGGTGCACCCCGCCACCCCGGGCACGGTCGAGGTGGCGACCCGCCCGGCGACGCTCAACGAACTGCTGGGCGCCGCCGAGGCCGACGGGCAGGTCCCCGTCGATCCGCACACGATCAAGGTCACGCCGCTGGTCAAGGACCTCAAGCTGTCCTTCGGCCAGGACGCGGCGGGCACCACCAAGGCCGACGCCTCCGGCACCCTCGGGCTCGACGTCAACGCGCCGATCGCCCTGCCGGGCGGCGTGAACGCCAACGCCTCGGCCTCCCTCGAACTGCACCCCGCGGTGCACTTCGCCTACCACGGCGCCGGCAAGGGCGAGCCCCGGACGGCGTCCATCGGCTTCGACCTCGGCGCCCACGGCCAGTGGAAGCTCAGCGGCGAGCTCGAGAAGACGACCGGCACCCCGATCCGGGTGCCCGTCGCCGAGCTGCACGCCAGCCCGGTGCTCACCGTCGCCGGGCTGCCGGTCGTGGTCAACCTCGGGCTGACCGCCTTCCTGGAGGTCAGCGCGGACGGCAAGGTGACGGTGGACGCCGAGCAGGAGTTCACCGGCAACTGGAGCGTCCACGCCGACTACGCCGGCGGCAAGGGCTGGCGGTCGGCGACCGACGCGGCCGACACCAAGGTCTCGCCGCTGCGCGCGCACCTCGCCGGCCGGGCCGCCGTCAAGGCCGGGCTCGGCGCCGACGTGAGCGTCGGGCTGTACGACGCGGTGGGCGTCGAGGCGACCGTCGAGCCGTACCTGCGCAGCCAGGTCGACGGCTCGGTGACGCTGGAGACGGGCGGCGCGGCGCCGAAGGTCGAGGGCAGCTGGGGTCTGTACGGCGGCGTCGACCTCACCGGAGCCCTGCTGGCGCACCTGAAGATCTTCGGCACCCCGGTGGCGGAGAAGCGCATCCCGTTCCCGGTCTTCCACCGCGAGTGGCCGCTGAAGACCGTCAGCACCTCGCCGGCCGCCTCGGCCCCCGCGGCGCGCTGACCCGACGACGGCCGGTCCCGCCACCCGGTGTGGCGGGACCGGCCGTCGCGTTTTCCCGGAAGCCCCACCGGCTCCGGACGGTGCGTCAGGCGCGCGGCGGCGCCGCGAGCCGTCGCACAGTCCGGCGGCGACCTCGACGTACCCTGGGCAGCGGCGGCCCGGCCCGGTGGGAGCGGGCCCGGACCGTGGCACCGGCCGTCGAGGCCGACCCCCCGCCTGGAGGCACCGTGGACACCGCAGCGCTCGAAACCACCCGGCGCTCCCTGCACGCCGTCGCCGAACTGCTCATGGCCGGCCCCCAGTACCGGGCGAGCGGGACGATCCGGCTGCGGGTGGTCCCCGGCGGGTTCGCCACCGTGGCCGAGCCGGCCCTCGCCGTTCACGGCACCGACCTGGTCTCCGGCGAACGGCGTCTCCCGCTGCCCGGCGCCAGCTGCGCCGCGCTGGCCCGCGAGCTCGGTGTCGAGGCCGGACAGCCGGCCGGGCTCTACGGCGAGGGCTCGGGGGCCGGTGTGCAGGACGGGCTGCGTCTGGACCCAGCCGCAGCGGAACACCTCCTCGCCCGGTTCGCGGCGGGGGACACCGCGCTGCGCCGGTTCGCCCCGGACCAGGAGCCGGTGCTCTGGCCCGAGCACTTCGACCTCGGCATCACCGTGGACGCCGTCAACTACGGCGTCTCACCCGGGGATTCCTTCTCCCCCGAGCCGTACGCCTACGTCGGCCCGTGGACCCGGCGCGTAGGCGTGTTCTGGAACGCGCCGTTCGGCGCCACCCGGCCGATGGACGAACTGGCCGGCGCCGAAGCCGTGCAGGCGTTCTTCACCGAGGGCCGGGGCCGCGCCGCCACCGACCCGCCGGCCGCGGACTCCTGACTCCTGACTCCTGCCCGGACGGGCCGCCCGCCGGGCTCAGCGCTTGCCGGCCAGGTCCCCGGTGAAGCCGTCGACCTCCAGGTGCAGGCTGCCGTCGGCGTTGCGGGTGTAGACCTGCGCGGACGGGTTCGCGACACAGCCGCTGAGTCCGGTGGTCGGCGCGGTCTTCAGCACCAGCCGCCCGGAGTCGGCCGAGACCAGCAGCGCCATGCTGTCGCAGTACGCCGTGCCGGGGCCGGTGTTGTTGTGGATGCTGCCCACCGGGTCGCCCTTGGCACCCTGCCCGATGGTGATCCGGAAGTCGGCCTTGCCCGAGAACGCCGGGGCGCCGAGAACGCCGCTCCAGGTACCCAGGTAGTCGGCGGGTACCAGGCCGGAGGGCTGCTGCGGTCCCCCGGTGCCCGGCCCGCCGGTGCCGGTCGAGGCGGCGGGGGCGGACGGGCGGGACGCGAGCCCCTCACCGCCGCTGCCGGCCGAGCCCATGGCGCTCACCAGCCAGGCCGTCAGACCCGCGACGGCCACCACCGCGAGGGCCGCGGCCGCCAGCAGTCCGCGTCGGGGGCCGCGCGCCGGGGTCGATGTGGGCGCCGTCGGCGCGGCGGCGTGGCCGGGGTACGGCGTGCCGGGCGGCAGCCCCTGGGCCGGCACGGCCGGCATGGTCGGGGACGGGGCCGCCGGCCACGGCGCGGGCGGACCGAACCGCCCGGTGGGGCCGCCGACCGGGGGCGCGGTGTCCGGGCCGGGCGTGTCCTCGCCGTCCAGGTCCAGCAGTTCGACCGCCAGGCGGGCCAGCGAGCCGGCGACCGCCGGCGGCAGCCAGTCCTTGCCGAGCTGTACGGCGGCCGCCTCGCCCGCTCCGGCCGCCAGCCCGTCCCGCAGCTGGTCCGGCGTCGGCCGGTCCTCGGGGTCCTTGGCCAGGCAGGCCGCGATCAGGCTCCGCAGGCCGGGGTCGAGGGAGCCGAGGCGGCCGAGGTCCGGCTCCTCGTGCACCACCCGGTAGAGCAGCACGGGGGCACTGGTCTCGGCGCCGAAGGGGGCGCACCCGCCGGCCGCGAAGGCGAGTACCGCGCCGAGCGAGAAGACGTCGCTCGGCGGCCCGGCGGTGAGCCCCTGCGCCTG
Proteins encoded:
- a CDS encoding serine/threonine-protein kinase codes for the protein METLGGEDPRQIGEYRLLRRLGAGGMGQVYLGRTAGGRTVAVKTVHREFAADREFRVRFRQEVHAARRVGGRWTAPVLDADTESDQPWVATGYIPGPSLNAAVAEFGPLPGPAVRVLGTGLVEALAAVHGLGLVHRDVKPSNVLLALDGPRLIDFGIARSLDAATALTRSGFVIGSPGYLSPEQAQGLTAGPPSDVFSLGAVLAFAAGGCAPFGAETSAPVLLYRVVHEEPDLGRLGSLDPGLRSLIAACLAKDPEDRPTPDQLRDGLAAGAGEAAAVQLGKDWLPPAVAGSLARLAVELLDLDGEDTPGPDTAPPVGGPTGRFGPPAPWPAAPSPTMPAVPAQGLPPGTPYPGHAAAPTAPTSTPARGPRRGLLAAAALAVVAVAGLTAWLVSAMGSAGSGGEGLASRPSAPAASTGTGGPGTGGPQQPSGLVPADYLGTWSGVLGAPAFSGKADFRITIGQGAKGDPVGSIHNNTGPGTAYCDSMALLVSADSGRLVLKTAPTTGLSGCVANPSAQVYTRNADGSLHLEVDGFTGDLAGKR
- a CDS encoding M4 family metallopeptidase; the encoded protein is MNRYCSFVPPHVLNHIARVQGRESLEPTPAQRTAVVSAQFRRARRLQTPDVPGTAQLVAAPRVVAAAGVTVPPDGSAARLIYDDENQWTYNVRLIRGEGDPAVAGQNADQAYDHLGAVREFYKQQLGRNSIDNAGLNLVGNVNFGVDFANAFWDPDAKIMVFGNGDNIVFKDLTCGFDVSGHELTHGVTQFTAGLNYTDDQSGALNESFSDMIGSAIDAWANHRDAESHNWLIGDDVMADSLAGEALRNMAEPGSAYDNPTMGRDPQPRDMSGYFEPADPHLMSGIPNRWFYLICKEIGLDAGTLIMYQTLQNLWPTAVFSDAAVVAASQARILAEGKQVPAESAQVVRAAARQQGFW
- a CDS encoding protealysin inhibitor emfourin, whose protein sequence is MVRVSLERSGGFTGLRTTSSLDTDELPGPQAAEALRALEALGPSSAAVSGPAAATPRLRLTVHWPAGDRTVEMTEPQVPAALRPLLAELAKRQGPAGPA